The Dreissena polymorpha isolate Duluth1 chromosome 2, UMN_Dpol_1.0, whole genome shotgun sequence nucleotide sequence tgtctttgtgtcgcatgaacgaatctgcactaaaactaaatttagattcacatcgtacatgcatgatatacatgctggcgaattcgactgtacagacattttccatttcagaattaaatatctggcttatttcgcatttttcgatacatgttcttcttaacttttattcaatttatattgaaatatatgtatgataagttttttttacacattttctttaaattcataaatatttgacaaaatcgtgcagtctcactttaaCGTGTATTTAAACAGGTAAAAAAGTCATTTTATCAGCCTACAATTACATCAGGTAACTAAGTCCGCATACATTTGTTACAGTGGTAACAATGACATTAAACGACAACTAAAACCAATGATAGAGGATAAGGTCGTAACAATTTAAGTGAGTAATTATAACATACGATGTGGCATTTCTTAACCATAAAACTAACTCAACAGGAAGTGCATGTAACTTAGCAACGCAGAAGTGCACATTGGCGAGACACTCCTTCTTGAGAAGGTCAACGTGACCCGCGTGCAGGCGGTGATAGGGCAGATTGTTTAGAGCCCGGATGTTGTAGTCATCCTCTCCGAAGCGAAGGGGCTGTGACGTCACATAGCGGTCCTCTTCTATTACCTCCCCTTTAGCGTTCGTGTACGGCTTTTTTCTTCCTGGAATAAAACACTTATAAGCTTATTTTAGCATCGTTCTCGGATAACttgccttaatgcatgtgcttaaagtgtcttccaGAGTAGCCCTTaaagtcggcacaggctaatacgggacGGCAATATCCGCCTTAACtgggtttttgctaagaacaaaaaataccttaaaacagaaagtgtcgttcctgattagcctgtgtagactacacaggcttatgtgggacgacactgtacgcacatgcattaagttcggTTTTCCTACAGCGAGACTTGTATAAATACTCACGAGCTAGCACATGAATTTGCTAACATGTATATTCGGTGAAAATTTCGATATTACAGGGAgtgaattaataaaaacaatataaatattctcTTTTTAGAAATGACTTGCGGctatttgaaaataatgaaacGTTTAAAAACTCATGATAACGATAATGTTCTTCATTATACTGCTATATTGGAGgaccaaaaattatcaaagactCACTTAGCAAATTGAGCCTGATTGAAAAATCaacgtatatttttatttttgcatacTAGTTATTGTGATATTCTTCCTGATATAACGACTACCTGTCCAAACATATCATAATTATGCTCAATACTACCATTTTCCCAGGCTCCCGCGAAGAAATCAGCTAGGTTGCCATGGAGACGCTTGTTCTTCGCTTCGTCTGCGCAGTAGAGCCCGTGCGCACTTTCCGTAAATTGACGGTGGTACCAGTTCAGCACGCACGCACCGTCTGAACCGCGCTCAACTGCggtgaataaaaacaacaacacatctgTTAATTATAGACAATCACAGAGCATTGAAACAAATACGCGCAGTGTAAATGAAGTACATGTGCTCTTTAAATGCCTTGACTTATTGCATGCAGAATGTAGCTAATTTACCACTgatattaatttcataaaaaatcaCTTAAAGAACATTGAAGTAAGTGTTACTCAGCTGAAAAAAATCTGCAAGCATCAAGGTGAAGCGAACCTATGATCACAAGTTCTTAAGGCAGACGTTCAACCGTTGCGATAAACGCTTtatcttaattttaataatatgcgaCGTTGATAATGCATTGGACATCACTGTCTTCTCAACAGCTCGACGTTCGTAAAACATTAAATTCAAACGAGAAAATACCAGATGGTTCAATACCGATATATTGGTCGATGTCCGTCCGTATTAGCACGAGAATTAGAGGGGGCAGTCTGCGCATGGGCGGTGTCCAGTAGGTGAAGACGTCATTCAATACGTCATCATCGCAAGACAACACGTCATCAAGCTCCGTCTCGGTGATTCCGTTATTTGCTGCAGTAAATATCCATGTTGATctaaatttttgctaaaaagaactTTCTTTAGCATGTagataaataattgaacattgttCTTGGAAAGCTGGTCTTAATTAGCATGTGCGGTCCGGAAAGGCTAAACAGGAAAGACATTTTGCGCTTTTATTCGGTTAGTATAAAatttcttctaaacgaaaatccagttaaggcagaatcTAGTGCATTAAGCCCACTAATAATAACGCAGCAAAGCAAACATTTAATGACACTATAGAATTTCTACCGTCTGAATGAATCTAATACATAAGATATTTACACGttaaatatgtattatacaaATCGAAGACAATATTGCGATTGCAGTGGCTTATAATCACCAAGTTGAAGGGCGACGTCTTATGAACCCCGTGGAAATATAGGTACTGTCTCCAACCGAACAATGAGAATGAATGGTCTTTATCGGCCCGATTTAGTGTCAAAATTCTTTGctcattgtatttaaattttctgcACGGATTTTCCTCATTTTCCAGTTATTAAACCTTTCCAGAGCTGCGTGCACTCACCTTTAAGAACAGCGGTGTCGGGCACTTCCGGAATGTGGTCAGCAGAAGTTCCATCTGGGTCTGAGTCAACGTCCGGTTCCGTTTCTGCGCCCACAATGCCACTATGCTGTGTGCATCCCTCTGATCTAGTTCCGGGACATGTATGTACCTATCCTCGTCAGgaaataatttctataaaaaacGGCAAACATGTATCACAAgtttataatgaaatattttgcGTTTGCTGAATTATTTTAAGGACTTCTTAGCGGTGTGTTTTTAAGTTGTAGGTCTACACAGATTTCGATGTCGTTTGgtattttaaaaaaagtaacataTTCCTCAAATACAAATCAAATACAAAATGTGGCCACCAGTGTTTTAAATAGTCAATGGACACGTAGATACATAACTCttctttattttttgtaaactaGAAAACTGGTTTTAAAGAGATAGAAAAAATATACAGTAACCAATGTATATCTTAACACTTTATGGCGCAGCCATGAGTGAAAATTTTGATTTTCTATGGTCACAGTGATTAAAAAAACGATAGTCTaccatatataatacattttctttactTATGCCTTTCGCCCTATGTGGAGATAAACGGATGACTTTCGCGGGAATAATACAATTTGGACGTCaacataatttttactgtttaaacAGTGAATTCTCagttttaaatcaatgttatttcCCTATAAGCCACATGACAGCATAAATAAATTActaaatcaataataataataataataataataataataataataataataataataataataataataataataataataataataataataataataataataatacaataactgTTAATAGACAGGCTACTGACAACTGAATATTAATGTAGGTTCGTGTGTTGCTCTTTATCACTCATAACAAGGTTTAAATTGTACAGCCGGGAGTACTTCTATGAATAAACATCCCCCCTTACatagtattttatctttatactAGTACACCTGTTGCCTTTATAAAAGTTCCGCTACCTTCAGGACCGGAAACGTCTCGTAATTCTCTTCCGGAAGTGATGACACGATAATCTTACAGTGAGGCGGCTGGGAGGCCGGGAGCCACATCAAAGAGCGGCCATTGTGAGAGGTGTCCAGCTGGTCAAGCGAGTCCAAGATGACCACGAGTGGGCACTCTGCCGTGCCGTGCTTTAAGAGCAGATTCAACTGGACTTTTAGGAGGTCAACGGTCTGAAAAAGAGAAACTATTGTTCAGAATCCACATGACGATTTATCTTTGCATGATGCAAAACAAGAAATGAGTGTTTTAAAGAAAATAGTTTGGTACCCGATAtacatttgtgtcgtgttctgagaaaactgggcataatgcatgtgcgtaaagtgtcgtcccagattagcctgtgcaatccgccttaactggattttcgtatagaagagacttcctttaaacgaaaaataccataaaagcggaaagtttcttccctgattagcctgtgcgaactgcacaggctaatctgggacgacactttacgcacatgcattatgcccagttttctcagaacacgactcatatgagtCCCgccctgggaaaactggacttaatgcatgtgctaaagtgtcgtctcttggtagcatgtgcagtccgcataggctaatcagggaagacaatttccgccttaactgaatttgCGTGTGAAATAGACTTCCTTtatacgaaaaattccataacacCGTACTGAATTCCATAATACCGTactcaggggttctgaaatatgctgtccgagttgtccgagtcgtcaacttccccttccggacaagcagtttttgaaagctgacttgtccggggacaagtaaaatttccgtggtaatttttttttcgagaacgaaactactctattttccgaaaatcaaaaacaaaagtttatataaataactttttcaACTAAAGAtaggttattttccgataatacttatttaatgtagtaaaccagtccatgagtatatatagcaacagccaatcacgcataagaaaacaattttaatagagaaacaagcacacatgtgtatagcaacagccaacCACGCATTagataacacttttcgtacattgcaaatggccgcatacatgttctaacgacctgcatttgatttttatataataaaaccacttcaacgtcaagacatgacgctaatcagaccaatgataaaatcagttcggcgtcggaaaagaagagaaaagccaagtatgaatatgataaacataCGACGCCtagcggaaacgagaatttgttgagtcttggctaattgattttcATTGGCTTGAAAACGTtgccgatgtgtgtaaatgtaaactttgtaaggagtttcctttattagcggatAATTGTATACTTTAAATTGACGGaggttattttatttcaagtgaattgtctagtcatgttgagtttattaaatatccgagatggtatcatgtgtgacttaaacgtgatcttattatatgcacatcttgcttgtatttgttgttcatgtgaattttctcgttaactatgtttataatttaaaatagaagttaacaaaagtgtatgcttgtattatttgctatcttatcttaaaagtacggacaagtacttcttgggtacggacaagtgaatttgtgggtccaacttgtccgtggacaagtagactcttaaaatatttcagaacccctgattGGGTGCtcatttcatcaaatctttaaatagaaacatatgccgaaattcatttaaTACTTTAGAAAAATTGTTAACGTTTGTGTTTGACATGCTTTAGCACTCTTAtcgtcaatattaaccagaattcgtttgaaaaaaatgaaaacggGCATAAGCTGGATTATCGAGTCatggataaagacggaagaagttgcatgtatgcgattgaaaCAGTTGAAACTTATATATCGGAGAAAAGAGGGACTCGTGGAAAATACGACtattacattacaatcagttatgagttctccatggcttcaaactgttaattacataagGCGACAACTTTTATATTTATCGGTTTACAAAACCGGCAGACGTATTTTTTCAAAACCCTGAAAAAATTAAATTAGatttgacattgtttttttttaacaaaaattcccGATCCTACGAAAATGGTCTGAACAGTAATCAGTTTTCTAAACGTTCCGCGTTTTATACATGACATCGCGCACTGAGCGGTCGGGTTGTACTATTTTTGGTATTTTACGTTCTTGTGCGTATAAATACGCAGTAACTGTGATAAACCAGTCTGTTGTTATCGGGAACATGGCGACTCCCGTTGACCTGGAGAACAAGGGagattgtttatttttgcaagtcTAACCTCTTCAAGGAACTGTGCAGTAGACTACAAATGACAAAGTCCAGGACGAGTGCACAGAATCCAAAGGGCAATTGGCAGATAGAATGGTTTAACCGCACACTTATTAAAATGGTAAAGTCCTTCCTGGCGGGTGAAGAAACAAGCTGGGATCTACACCTAGGTAGTTTGGCGGGTGCGTACCGAGCAACACCGCATGAAGCGACTGGTTTCTCCCCAAATATGATGGTAACTGGACGTGAAGTTCGACTCCCAGCAGACATCATATATGCTGATCCATCTTCTGGAGGTTCCACCGAGATGATAAATATCACCACCATGCAACAGGCCGGATATGCGGGACAACAACGGGAAAGGTTGATCCGCATACACCAGATAGCGATGGAACACCTAAAACAAAGGGCAAAACGCAGTAAAGTTCATTTTGAACAAAAAGCTTCGTTAATAGACTTCAAGGTGTGCGACCCTGTATGGTGTCTTAATGAGGGCCGTACAGTTGGGTTATGTCCGAAACTCGAAAATATATACGAGGGACCCATGCTCATTCAAAAACAATTCAACAGTAAACTTTGTATTGCAAACTGACCGAGAGGGCCATACTAAAATGGTGCACCACGATAAACGGAATCCGTACAGGGGCAAACACATTCCTAAATGGTTTATCTCTACGAAACAGAAACTTAAGAAACACATAAGCAAATAACTAATATGTGAGCCAATACCTAATTCATACATAATCAAAGACTTAGGATCTTGCGCGAAAAAAAACGTTgcgtaaaaaaaaagaaaagaaaagtgcataaatattttttgggggggggttaTTACAAAAATAGGGATTATTTAAAGTATAATCTAACATTTAGTGGCGCAAAAGAACAATCATTAAGTTTAGTAATAATAAATTGTTACGTCACTActggttgtttattttttaaaaatgtgacAAGCTGTAGACGATCGTCATAAGAAGTATAGATGTCGTGCCTGTGGAAAAACTGACAGAAAGTCTAGAGTGGTAGGCCATGTTTTAAAATACCATGTGTCGATGGACAGAGTACCATTCTCTTGCAGTTTATGCAATTTCCGCTGCCTTGAGCAACACGAACTTATAGACCATGTACGTAAGTACAGGAGGCATATCGATGAGGCAAGTAAACTTGGTATGACCAATACGCCAGTGCTCCTAAATCAAGCGGAACGGCCGATTGACATCGACAATTATGTAGAAGCCATAGAGGACACAGTGCAAACCCAAGATCCTGTGTTGCCACTAAGCAGCATTGAAAAGGGCTCTGCGTTAAAATTGGAACGACCGGACCAGGAGAAAACGAAACATGCCTTGAATCCCCATACGTCCGTTTAAATGGGCGGTTCTCTAACATCTTCTGATATATCCATCGAGCCAGGATGTTTGACTGACCCTCCAATTGGTCAGTACGATGCACCAACGCCCCTGTTAGACGAGCA carries:
- the LOC127870248 gene encoding NACHT domain- and WD repeat-containing protein 1-like, translating into MRRLPPLILVLIRTDIDQYIVERGSDGACVLNWYHRQFTESAHGLYCADEAKNKRLHGNLADFFAGAWENGRKKPYTNAKGEVIEEDRYVTSQPLRFGEDDYNIRALNNLPYHRLHAGHVDLLKKECLANVHFCVAKLHALPVEALLDDFTAAKAAFQGDSLLKNILEALLLSRTGLQTDPVQFVPQLLGRLEDNESARRRRRSKSGSSRSTLHGCYAM